The proteins below come from a single Nitrosarchaeum sp. genomic window:
- a CDS encoding class I SAM-dependent methyltransferase codes for MKIEEYLKSLPESIVSGEEVQLPEKSFRDIFNFLKLEKNDIFYHLGCGDGTGIAIALKEYQVRKAVGIDNNPDKIKLAKNILDKNKMQGKLICDDIQNVNISDATAILFWFTNEDIINNMMNKFKDLKEGTRIITIWGPLPDCLPEKVKFPYIINLVPFKKANSLQEQVLAVFGVKCIDFVTAWEFAERYTKAISIPEIENDRFLTIIQTLVIWINAKNLGVSCGEKIPESIKTYIDIMKTHFNIDFEHLLK; via the coding sequence TTGAAAATAGAAGAATATCTAAAATCATTACCAGAAAGCATAGTTAGTGGAGAAGAAGTTCAATTACCAGAGAAATCGTTTAGAGATATTTTTAATTTTTTAAAATTAGAAAAAAATGATATTTTTTATCATCTTGGATGTGGAGATGGAACTGGAATCGCCATAGCATTGAAAGAATATCAAGTGAGAAAAGCTGTAGGTATTGATAACAATCCAGACAAAATTAAACTAGCAAAAAATATTCTAGATAAAAATAAGATGCAAGGTAAATTAATTTGTGACGACATACAAAATGTAAACATTTCTGATGCTACCGCAATTTTGTTTTGGTTTACAAATGAAGATATCATCAATAATATGATGAATAAATTTAAAGATCTAAAAGAAGGGACAAGAATAATTACAATTTGGGGGCCATTGCCAGATTGCCTTCCTGAAAAAGTAAAATTTCCATACATAATTAATTTAGTTCCTTTTAAAAAAGCAAATAGCCTACAAGAACAAGTACTAGCAGTTTTTGGAGTAAAATGTATAGATTTTGTAACAGCATGGGAATTTGCTGAGAGATATACAAAGGCTATCAGTATCCCAGAAATTGAAAATGATAGATTTTTGACAATTATTCAAACTCTAGTAATTTGGATTAATGCAAAGAATTTAGGAGTATCGTGTGGAGAGAAAATCCCGGAATCCATTAAAACGTACATAGACATAATGAAAACTCATTTCAATATTGATTTTGAACATCTTTTAAAATAA
- a CDS encoding UPF0147 family protein, translating to MADEKQNKESMKEAIETLNQIATSHSTPKTIKKSITDLIAELNNEEYSLSVRANNTISLLDDVTQDPNMPSYVRTQLWQAVSKLESIRE from the coding sequence ATGGCAGATGAAAAACAAAACAAAGAATCAATGAAAGAAGCAATTGAAACATTAAATCAAATTGCTACAAGTCATTCAACACCAAAGACAATTAAAAAATCAATTACAGATTTGATAGCGGAGTTAAATAACGAAGAATATTCATTGTCAGTAAGAGCAAACAATACAATAAGTTTACTTGATGATGTTACACAAGATCCAAACATGCCCTCATATGTAAGAACACAGTTATGGCAAGCAGTTTCAAAACTTGAAAGCATAAGAGAATAA
- a CDS encoding non-heme iron oxygenase ferredoxin subunit produces the protein MGKIIAGKTADVPPGKMIKVSIDGKEIMVANIDGTYCAMDDSCTHSGSSLSEGKLDGCNVICGWHGAQFDCKTGKLVKFPAKIRDVASYNVSIESDNIFLEM, from the coding sequence ATGGGTAAAATTATAGCCGGAAAAACAGCAGATGTTCCTCCTGGAAAAATGATCAAAGTGTCAATTGACGGTAAAGAAATAATGGTTGCAAATATTGACGGTACATATTGTGCTATGGATGATTCATGTACTCATTCTGGTTCAAGTCTCTCAGAGGGAAAATTAGATGGCTGTAATGTAATTTGTGGATGGCATGGAGCCCAATTTGATTGTAAAACTGGCAAATTAGTTAAATTCCCAGCTAAAATTAGAGATGTAGCATCATATAACGTATCAATAGAGTCAGATAACATATTTCTAGAGATGTGA
- a CDS encoding GNAT family N-acetyltransferase — protein MIRNAVDSDKSVILNFCHNTFSWGDYIQDVWNSWLSEDNLFIVEKEHPIGITHAFFSKNQVWVEGIRINPDFRRQGFAKKLVQHVELIAKEKQIPFSFMLIDVKNHKSLSMAKNLGYDIFQTWNFYSLIPQINNSHEIQFGNIFDQSKIPHYVKSWRWLPLDKKTILYFYKQNKIIFSDKSGPISIAVLTDSEHFDKILIVTLISGSLSNTLDLILYIQNYGAENKYQKIQILTRTKLSTINTLEHKITFNLMKKSLV, from the coding sequence GTGATAAGAAATGCAGTTGATTCCGATAAATCTGTAATACTGAACTTTTGTCATAATACTTTTTCATGGGGTGATTATATTCAAGATGTCTGGAATTCTTGGTTGTCTGAAGATAATTTATTCATTGTAGAGAAAGAACATCCAATTGGTATAACTCATGCATTTTTCTCTAAAAATCAAGTATGGGTTGAAGGAATCAGAATCAATCCAGATTTTCGTAGACAAGGTTTCGCTAAAAAATTAGTTCAACATGTAGAATTAATTGCTAAAGAAAAACAAATTCCATTTTCTTTTATGTTAATAGATGTTAAAAATCACAAATCTCTTTCAATGGCAAAAAATCTCGGTTATGATATATTTCAAACCTGGAATTTTTATTCACTTATTCCTCAGATTAATAATAGTCATGAAATTCAATTTGGCAATATTTTTGATCAATCAAAAATTCCTCATTATGTAAAATCTTGGAGATGGTTGCCTTTAGATAAAAAAACTATATTGTATTTTTACAAACAAAATAAAATAATTTTTTCAGATAAATCCGGTCCAATTTCTATTGCAGTTCTAACTGATTCTGAGCATTTTGATAAAATTTTGATTGTAACTTTAATTTCCGGTTCACTATCAAATACATTAGATCTAATTTTATACATACAAAACTATGGAGCGGAAAACAAATATCAAAAAATACAAATTTTAACTAGAACCAAATTATCTACAATAAACACATTAGAACACAAAATTACATTTAATCTAATGAAAAAATCTTTGGTCTAA
- a CDS encoding fumarylacetoacetate hydrolase family protein yields MKIARLVHENNETYGFVKGDRVATKDEITYQTGVPIPQNIKDFLFDGWFDEIKDKIDTLPYEENISKFKLLSPIPNPNKIICLAFNYIDHAKEQNLSPPDEPAIVLKPRTALNGTGSDIVCPDFVTQLDYEVELALIIGKNCKNINEKQAVDAIFGYMILNDVSARDIQFKDKQFTRGKSFDTFAPSGPWITTADEIKDPQNLKLTTKINGEIRQNSSTSNMFIKIPEIVSGLSKVMTLEKGDIISTGTPAGVMLNKPNAEFLKNGDKVEMEIENLGILKNTIRFVNEN; encoded by the coding sequence ATGAAGATAGCAAGATTAGTTCATGAAAATAATGAAACATATGGTTTTGTAAAAGGAGACAGAGTTGCAACAAAGGATGAAATAACTTATCAAACAGGGGTTCCAATTCCACAAAATATCAAGGATTTTCTTTTTGATGGATGGTTTGATGAAATCAAAGATAAAATTGATACTTTACCATACGAAGAAAACATTTCAAAATTTAAATTATTAAGTCCAATTCCAAATCCAAATAAAATAATATGTTTGGCTTTTAATTATATAGATCATGCAAAAGAACAGAATTTATCGCCACCTGATGAACCTGCCATAGTCCTAAAACCTAGAACTGCTTTAAACGGTACAGGTTCTGACATAGTTTGCCCAGACTTTGTTACGCAGTTAGATTACGAAGTTGAATTAGCTTTGATTATAGGCAAAAATTGTAAAAACATCAATGAAAAGCAAGCTGTAGATGCAATATTTGGATATATGATACTAAACGATGTATCTGCACGCGATATTCAGTTTAAAGACAAGCAATTCACTAGAGGGAAAAGTTTTGATACATTTGCACCATCTGGACCATGGATAACAACAGCAGATGAAATCAAAGATCCACAGAACTTAAAATTAACAACCAAAATTAATGGGGAGATACGACAGAATTCATCTACAAGTAACATGTTCATAAAAATACCAGAGATAGTTTCCGGACTAAGTAAGGTTATGACTCTAGAAAAAGGGGACATCATTTCAACTGGAACTCCAGCAGGAGTAATGCTAAACAAACCTAATGCAGAATTTCTTAAAAATGGGGATAAAGTAGAGATGGAAATTGAGAATTTAGGTATTTTAAAAAATACGATCAGATTTGTAAATGAGAATTAG
- a CDS encoding glutamate--tRNA ligase has protein sequence MDEEAKKEIRKIALQNAFEHEGKTQDKIVLAKILGTKPEFRTRVKEISEEIKTIVSEINQLSFEEQKKIIEENFPDILIPKEKTEEREGLPPLKNAENGKVITRFPPEPNGYPHIGHAKAAIINAEYAKMYGGKFILRMDDTNPEAERMEYHAAIKVGLDWLGIKFDVIKNTSDDMEIFYEKGIELINSGKAYVCTCKREDISENRRERIACKCSREDIKQSNKGWEKMFGKFKPGDAIVRFRGDMKADNAVMRDPVLFRIIEEKHYTLGNKYRVWPSYDFAVAIEDSIDGVTHAFRSKEFELRKELIDAILDALNMRKPYQDFFSRLEFKGMPISKRILKPLIEEGKVSWYDDPRLPTLESLRRRGIKPEAIKKFILSLGLTKANTLAPFDALESFNRKFVDADSIRLFMVSKPKKLTIKKLPFSFVEIANHPIKNMGKRKINIDENFYISGEDVENMKGTQIRLLGLGNIKISKNNGELLGEFTEGESNSDIQKIQWIPQKDAHMIKILIPKQLFIDEKFNEDSLEELEVYTEPHYLELKDGEEIQFVRFGYCRKDSQNQAIFTHK, from the coding sequence TTGGACGAAGAGGCAAAAAAAGAAATTCGAAAAATAGCTTTACAAAATGCATTTGAACATGAAGGAAAAACTCAGGATAAAATTGTATTAGCAAAGATCCTAGGAACAAAACCAGAGTTTAGAACAAGAGTAAAAGAAATATCTGAAGAGATTAAGACAATTGTTTCTGAAATTAATCAATTATCATTTGAAGAGCAAAAAAAAATAATTGAAGAAAATTTTCCAGATATTTTAATCCCAAAGGAAAAAACTGAAGAAAGAGAAGGGCTTCCTCCACTAAAAAATGCAGAGAATGGAAAAGTAATTACTCGATTTCCACCAGAACCTAACGGATATCCACACATAGGACATGCTAAAGCAGCTATCATTAATGCAGAATATGCAAAAATGTATGGTGGAAAATTCATTTTAAGAATGGATGATACTAATCCAGAAGCTGAAAGAATGGAATATCATGCTGCAATTAAAGTTGGGTTAGACTGGTTAGGAATAAAATTTGATGTGATAAAAAATACTTCAGACGATATGGAAATATTTTATGAAAAAGGTATAGAACTAATTAATTCTGGAAAGGCTTACGTTTGTACTTGTAAAAGAGAGGATATTAGTGAAAATAGACGGGAGCGTATAGCTTGTAAATGTAGTAGAGAAGACATTAAACAAAGTAATAAAGGCTGGGAGAAAATGTTTGGCAAATTTAAGCCTGGAGATGCAATTGTAAGATTTCGAGGAGATATGAAAGCAGATAATGCAGTAATGAGAGATCCTGTATTGTTTAGAATAATAGAAGAAAAACATTACACACTTGGAAACAAATATCGAGTTTGGCCAAGTTATGATTTTGCTGTTGCAATAGAGGATAGTATTGATGGTGTAACCCATGCATTTCGTTCAAAGGAATTTGAATTAAGAAAAGAGTTGATAGATGCTATTTTAGATGCACTAAATATGCGAAAACCATATCAGGATTTCTTTTCTAGACTTGAATTCAAAGGAATGCCAATATCAAAAAGAATTCTTAAACCATTGATTGAAGAAGGTAAAGTATCATGGTATGATGATCCAAGATTACCTACTTTAGAGTCACTTAGAAGAAGAGGGATTAAACCAGAAGCAATAAAAAAATTCATCTTATCATTAGGATTAACTAAAGCAAATACATTAGCACCATTTGATGCTCTTGAGTCATTTAATAGAAAATTTGTTGATGCGGATAGTATTAGATTATTTATGGTAAGCAAACCAAAAAAACTTACAATTAAAAAATTACCATTTTCATTTGTAGAAATTGCCAATCATCCAATAAAGAATATGGGTAAAAGAAAAATCAACATTGATGAGAATTTCTACATTTCAGGAGAAGATGTTGAAAATATGAAAGGTACTCAAATCAGATTGTTAGGATTAGGCAACATCAAAATATCAAAAAATAATGGAGAGTTATTAGGAGAATTTACGGAAGGTGAATCTAATTCAGACATACAAAAAATACAATGGATTCCACAGAAAGATGCCCACATGATCAAAATTCTCATTCCAAAACAATTGTTTATTGATGAAAAATTTAATGAAGATAGTTTAGAAGAATTAGAGGTTTATACAGAACCCCATTATTTAGAATTAAAAGATGGTGAAGAAATACAATTTGTTAGATTTGGATATTGTAGAAAAGATTCACAAAATCAGGCAATTTTTACACACAAATAA
- a CDS encoding ArsR family transcriptional regulator yields the protein MADLIDKTANYVLDLASPQRLNILFKLLSKDSTPTEIAKELESTKQEVHRNFIRLEESGLIEKKNNGKYSTTTFGETVCTQVPTIVFFSQNRKYFEEHTFIDIPYKFKIRCGQLAVSQHVKGISKVLEQWKTIYKNSREYIYEILSEAPLDLIEPLVKQIKKGIKFQYIFSESTVVPKGRKDLLKKLGFNNLIEKGLIERKMAKNVQTVIVLNEKEACVLFPKNDGESDLTEMFYSDDPMFHEWCLDYFRFCWYGSDEFIESKLKE from the coding sequence ATGGCTGATCTAATTGATAAAACTGCAAACTATGTTTTAGATCTTGCTAGTCCTCAAAGGCTTAATATTTTATTTAAATTATTAAGTAAAGATTCCACTCCTACGGAAATTGCAAAGGAATTAGAATCAACCAAACAAGAAGTTCATAGAAATTTTATTAGATTAGAGGAAAGTGGTCTTATTGAGAAAAAAAATAATGGAAAATACAGCACTACTACATTTGGAGAAACAGTTTGCACACAAGTTCCAACAATAGTATTCTTTTCTCAAAATAGAAAATATTTTGAAGAACATACATTTATTGACATTCCTTATAAATTTAAAATTCGATGTGGGCAGCTTGCAGTAAGTCAACATGTTAAAGGTATATCAAAAGTTTTGGAACAGTGGAAGACAATTTATAAAAATTCTAGGGAGTATATTTATGAAATTTTATCTGAAGCTCCTCTGGATCTTATCGAGCCTCTAGTTAAACAAATTAAAAAAGGAATTAAATTTCAGTATATATTCTCTGAATCCACAGTAGTTCCTAAAGGAAGAAAGGATTTATTGAAAAAATTAGGATTCAACAATCTTATTGAAAAAGGATTGATAGAACGAAAAATGGCAAAAAATGTTCAGACTGTAATAGTTCTAAATGAAAAAGAGGCATGTGTTTTATTTCCTAAAAATGATGGTGAATCAGATCTTACTGAGATGTTTTATAGTGATGATCCTATGTTTCATGAATGGTGTCTTGATTATTTCCGATTTTGTTGGTATGGTTCAGATGAATTCATTGAGAGTAAGTTAAAAGAATAA
- a CDS encoding polyprenyl synthetase family protein: MKKTSTIEKNAKIVNRYLNSKIKGDPKMLYDAASHLIIHGGKRLRPHMVMKSCQILGGSTVIAMPAASAVEMIHNFTLVHDDIMDNDEMRHGVPTVHKKFGMPIAILAGDVLFSKAYQIISNAKLSNDAIVQLVSRLAKACVDVCEGQLLDVKMAEEKRIPTQNEYITMIGKKTAALFDVSCSMGAICATGNQKDISNLSNFGKNLGIAFQITDDLIGVMGDSKITKKPVGNDLREGKKSLPILMAIKLAKGEDRKVILKAFGNTKASKNELEKAVDVIRSLGIEEEVRKQALHYAEMAKKSLSNYSGTAKTELIDLLDFVVKRSV, encoded by the coding sequence ATGAAAAAAACAAGCACGATTGAAAAAAATGCAAAAATTGTCAATAGATATCTAAATTCCAAGATAAAAGGAGATCCTAAAATGCTATATGATGCAGCATCACATCTTATCATCCATGGAGGAAAAAGACTCAGACCTCATATGGTAATGAAGAGCTGTCAAATATTAGGAGGTAGTACAGTAATTGCCATGCCTGCTGCTAGTGCAGTAGAAATGATACATAACTTTACTTTAGTTCATGATGACATTATGGATAATGATGAAATGCGTCATGGAGTACCTACAGTGCATAAAAAATTTGGAATGCCAATTGCAATACTAGCTGGAGATGTGTTATTTTCTAAGGCATATCAAATTATTTCAAATGCAAAATTATCCAATGATGCAATAGTTCAATTAGTTTCCAGATTGGCAAAGGCATGTGTAGATGTATGTGAAGGTCAATTATTAGATGTAAAAATGGCTGAAGAAAAAAGGATCCCTACACAAAATGAGTATATCACAATGATTGGTAAAAAAACCGCTGCATTATTTGATGTATCTTGTTCGATGGGTGCAATTTGCGCAACAGGTAATCAAAAAGATATTTCAAATTTATCAAATTTTGGTAAGAATTTAGGAATTGCTTTTCAAATTACAGATGATCTTATTGGTGTAATGGGAGATTCAAAGATTACAAAAAAACCTGTTGGCAATGATCTTAGAGAAGGTAAAAAATCTCTTCCAATTCTAATGGCAATAAAATTAGCAAAAGGTGAAGATAGAAAAGTGATTCTAAAAGCATTCGGAAATACAAAAGCAAGTAAAAATGAGCTTGAAAAAGCTGTAGATGTTATTCGATCACTTGGAATAGAGGAGGAGGTAAGAAAGCAGGCTTTACATTATGCAGAAATGGCAAAAAAATCGCTTTCAAATTATTCAGGTACCGCTAAAACAGAATTAATAGATCTTTTGGATTTTGTAGTAAAAAGAAGCGTGTAG
- the idi gene encoding isopentenyl-diphosphate Delta-isomerase produces the protein MSDEYVILVDENDNPIGSEEKVRCHLPNGKLHRAFTALLFDKNGRLVLTRRAKEKMLWPEDWDGTVASHPREGETYTSSAERRMPEEVGISCKMDYLMKFEYHVPYKNIGSENEICGTLIGIVDESTKFKMIEGEIDEIRWISASEFLSEIKNNPKIYCPWMLIALIFLDRSENKMLEKYKDVLSSWINSDLQTELKKAIQNHLPDDKWRLIR, from the coding sequence ATGTCTGATGAATATGTAATTTTGGTTGATGAAAACGATAATCCTATAGGTTCAGAAGAAAAGGTAAGATGTCATTTACCAAATGGAAAACTTCACAGAGCATTTACAGCTTTGTTATTTGATAAAAATGGAAGATTGGTTCTAACAAGAAGAGCAAAAGAAAAAATGCTATGGCCAGAAGATTGGGATGGAACAGTAGCTAGTCATCCAAGAGAAGGTGAGACATACACATCATCAGCTGAGCGAAGAATGCCTGAAGAAGTTGGCATTTCTTGTAAGATGGACTATTTAATGAAGTTTGAATATCATGTACCTTACAAAAATATAGGTTCTGAAAACGAAATTTGTGGTACTCTAATTGGGATTGTTGATGAATCAACTAAATTTAAAATGATAGAAGGAGAAATAGATGAGATAAGATGGATTTCAGCATCTGAATTTCTTTCTGAAATTAAAAACAATCCAAAAATTTATTGTCCATGGATGTTAATTGCATTGATATTTCTAGACAGATCTGAAAATAAAATGTTAGAAAAATATAAAGATGTTTTATCATCTTGGATTAATTCAGATTTGCAAACAGAATTGAAAAAAGCAATACAAAATCATCTTCCAGATGATAAATGGAGATTAATAAGATGA
- a CDS encoding isopentenyl phosphate kinase, whose translation MILIKLGGSIITNKEKPLSPRKKVVENIAKNLKKIDEPIIIVHGGGSFGHYWSVKYDMHTKPNRYDMHGVSVVKNSMIDLNKIILNAFVKNKLNPYSLPPTDFMSGNIPMIKKVKEITEIAISGLIPITYGDVLWYGNKKTYILSGDKIMTHLAKILKPRLVIFALNEDGLYSDLKTKKLIYELKGENPKISENKMDVTGGMTRKVDEASNIAKSGMNVFFVNGNKPERIVKAVKNNKYEGTLFRGKKNV comes from the coding sequence ATGATTCTCATAAAACTAGGAGGTTCGATTATCACAAATAAAGAAAAACCACTCAGTCCTAGAAAAAAAGTTGTAGAAAACATTGCTAAAAATTTGAAGAAAATTGATGAGCCAATCATTATTGTTCATGGGGGAGGATCATTTGGGCATTATTGGTCTGTAAAATATGATATGCATACTAAACCAAATAGGTATGACATGCATGGAGTATCTGTAGTTAAAAATTCAATGATTGATCTTAACAAAATAATATTAAATGCATTTGTAAAAAATAAGCTAAATCCATATTCCCTTCCTCCAACGGATTTTATGTCAGGAAATATCCCGATGATAAAAAAAGTAAAAGAAATAACAGAAATTGCAATATCAGGATTAATACCGATCACGTATGGAGATGTACTTTGGTATGGAAATAAGAAAACATACATTTTATCAGGAGATAAAATAATGACTCATTTAGCAAAAATTTTGAAACCAAGATTAGTAATTTTTGCTTTAAACGAAGACGGATTATACTCGGATCTAAAAACTAAAAAATTAATTTATGAGTTAAAAGGAGAAAATCCTAAAATTTCTGAAAACAAAATGGATGTAACAGGAGGAATGACTAGAAAAGTAGATGAAGCATCTAACATTGCAAAAAGTGGAATGAATGTTTTTTTTGTAAATGGTAACAAACCAGAGAGAATAGTGAAAGCGGTTAAAAACAACAAGTATGAAGGAACATTGTTCAGAGGTAAAAAAAATGTCTGA
- the mvk gene encoding mevalonate kinase — MISKASAPGKVILFGEHFVVYGIKAILCAIDKRVTVTAERIPENKIIIKSNIGELEVSLNKSMNEISSPLKPFVYLANKMIKKYNQSEGIKIYVKSEIPSGVGLGSSSACCVAGAAAISKLFEKTSKEKILELAIEAERTIFQNTSGADCTVCTFGGLMEYDKEKGFSQIKSESNFHLVIANSNIEHSTEIVVSNVKQFKEKNEEKFSIMCQKELELVNRVRIMLKNNDLQGLGRCMKDNQEFLETIGISNEKLRKMIKIAENSSFGAKITGAGGGGCIIALSDVSNLEKIISELKMNDYECFSVKIDFKGLDTF; from the coding sequence TTGATTTCTAAAGCTTCTGCACCTGGAAAGGTCATTCTTTTTGGAGAACATTTTGTTGTATATGGAATAAAAGCAATTCTTTGTGCTATTGATAAAAGAGTTACAGTCACAGCTGAAAGAATTCCTGAAAACAAAATCATAATTAAATCAAACATCGGAGAACTAGAAGTTTCACTCAATAAATCAATGAATGAGATAAGTTCACCATTAAAACCATTTGTATATTTAGCAAATAAAATGATTAAAAAATATAATCAATCAGAGGGAATTAAAATTTATGTAAAATCAGAAATTCCATCAGGAGTAGGATTAGGATCCTCATCTGCATGTTGTGTAGCAGGTGCAGCTGCAATATCTAAATTATTTGAAAAAACTAGTAAAGAAAAAATTTTAGAGTTAGCTATAGAGGCAGAAAGAACAATTTTTCAAAATACATCTGGAGCAGATTGTACAGTTTGTACGTTTGGTGGACTGATGGAATACGATAAAGAGAAAGGATTCTCTCAAATTAAATCTGAATCAAACTTTCATCTCGTTATTGCAAATTCTAACATTGAGCATTCAACAGAAATAGTTGTATCAAATGTTAAGCAATTCAAAGAAAAAAATGAAGAAAAATTTTCCATCATGTGTCAAAAAGAATTAGAATTAGTAAATCGGGTTAGAATCATGTTAAAAAATAATGATTTACAAGGACTGGGTAGATGTATGAAAGATAATCAAGAATTTTTAGAAACAATAGGCATATCTAATGAAAAATTACGAAAAATGATAAAAATAGCAGAGAATTCGTCGTTTGGGGCAAAAATTACAGGTGCAGGAGGAGGTGGATGTATTATTGCTTTATCCGATGTGTCAAACTTAGAAAAAATTATTTCAGAATTAAAGATGAATGACTATGAATGTTTTTCTGTAAAAATTGATTTTAAAGGATTGGATACTTTTTAA
- a CDS encoding MEMO1 family protein: protein MQIRTPAVAGMFYPNEKKELKKVIKECFLHNFGPGKIPPSNIKKKIFGAICPHAGYVYSGPIACNSFYEISSDIPDLFIIIGPNHWGIGSSVATMIDTKWETPLGEVEVDSEIAEEISKLTDIIEIDNFSHSREHSLEVQIPMLQEIATNFKIVPIALINQSKEIAIKVGIAMAKIAQKNKVMIIGSSDFTHYESNEFAHEQDSALIEPILELDVDRFYDILHKKDISACGYGAIASTMIACKEIGATKGELLKYATSGDISGDKSSVVGYGSIIFT from the coding sequence ATGCAAATTAGAACGCCGGCAGTAGCCGGAATGTTCTATCCAAATGAAAAAAAGGAATTAAAAAAAGTAATCAAAGAATGCTTTTTACATAATTTTGGTCCAGGTAAAATCCCACCATCAAATATCAAAAAAAAAATTTTTGGAGCGATTTGCCCACATGCAGGATATGTATATTCTGGTCCAATAGCATGTAACTCATTTTATGAAATATCTTCAGACATACCGGATCTATTCATCATCATAGGACCAAATCATTGGGGAATAGGAAGTAGTGTAGCAACAATGATAGATACCAAATGGGAAACGCCTCTAGGAGAAGTCGAAGTTGATTCTGAAATTGCAGAAGAGATTTCAAAATTAACAGATATAATTGAAATAGATAATTTTTCTCATTCAAGAGAACACAGTCTTGAAGTACAAATTCCAATGTTACAAGAGATTGCAACAAATTTCAAAATAGTTCCCATTGCTTTAATAAATCAGAGTAAAGAAATTGCAATTAAAGTGGGTATTGCCATGGCAAAAATAGCTCAGAAAAACAAAGTCATGATCATAGGTTCTTCAGATTTTACACATTACGAGTCTAACGAGTTTGCACATGAACAAGATTCAGCATTAATTGAGCCTATTTTAGAGTTAGATGTAGACAGATTTTATGATATTTTACATAAAAAAGACATTAGTGCGTGTGGATATGGTGCCATCGCATCAACAATGATTGCATGTAAAGAAATCGGTGCAACAAAAGGAGAGTTATTAAAATATGCCACAAGTGGAGATATTTCAGGAGATAAGAGTTCTGTTGTTGGATATGGGTCGATCATTTTCACTTGA
- the rpsB gene encoding 30S ribosomal protein S2: MSEQAESTDIKKKILSTGIRVGTPVKTKFMTPFITKASPEGLYMLDIDITLEKIKTAAKFINRLGTDKLIVCSARQYANTPIEKFCEMLGSKKLLGRFMPGTLTNPSLPYYIEPKLVLISDPQVDVQAITEATNAGIPVIGISNTDNITSKLDVIIPANNRGRKALATVYWLLVRQILIERGELKEDEPMKYEIDDFETKITEEEIE; the protein is encoded by the coding sequence ATGAGTGAACAAGCAGAATCCACAGATATCAAAAAGAAGATCTTATCTACTGGAATCAGAGTAGGAACTCCAGTAAAGACGAAGTTCATGACTCCGTTTATCACAAAAGCCAGTCCTGAAGGACTTTACATGTTAGATATTGATATAACATTAGAAAAAATCAAAACAGCAGCTAAATTTATCAATCGTTTAGGAACAGATAAGCTAATTGTATGCTCAGCTAGACAGTATGCCAATACTCCAATTGAGAAATTTTGTGAAATGCTAGGTTCTAAAAAATTACTAGGGAGATTTATGCCTGGAACTCTTACAAACCCATCTTTACCATATTATATTGAACCAAAATTAGTTTTAATTTCTGATCCTCAAGTGGATGTACAAGCAATTACAGAAGCTACAAATGCTGGTATTCCAGTAATTGGAATTTCGAATACAGATAACATTACATCAAAACTTGATGTGATTATTCCTGCAAACAACAGAGGAAGAAAAGCTCTTGCCACAGTATATTGGTTATTGGTTCGTCAAATTCTCATCGAAAGAGGAGAATTAAAAGAAGATGAACCAATGAAATACGAAATCGATGATTTTGAGACAAAGATAACGGAAGAGGAAATAGAGTAA